The Theobroma cacao cultivar B97-61/B2 chromosome 2, Criollo_cocoa_genome_V2, whole genome shotgun sequence genome includes the window TCAAGTTTCAATCTTAGGACCTGTGGGTTATGGGCCCACCACGCTTTTGTATGTACTTTTGGGATTCCAACTCATCTAGCCGAACCTTATCGTGGAAGTTGTAAGCACGGAGAGAGGTGGAACAGTCAAAACATGGAAAGATGATATCAAATGAATCAAAACACCAGTGATTAATTTCCTGTTTTCCTGCCAGTCAAAAGGTTCTTTCCCTCGATAAACAGCCAGCCTAACTCCCACTTCAACCAAATCCCAAGCATTGTTTACTGTAAACGAGCAGATAGTATTAGTGATTTGCGCAAGCATGTCATCGTATATCGCGGTTTGTAGCCCCCGTTTGACTACCAAGAAAAAGTTTGACAGAAAAGAAACTCATCAGGACTCCCTAATTATCCTAGTTTAACGTAACAAAATTTTGGGTCAAGAAATGTCGGCCATGAACGGAAAGAAAACAAGACATATTCCTCATATGGATAATTACAAAAAGCATGACTACTACTGTGTGTTTTTTATAACAAAATTGTGATCCTAAAATGTTTGTTCTGTACTCTTGGGGGACTGaaagcagcagcagcagcaagcAAGCAAGCAGAAACTAAGGGTATCATCCCCATGTTTCAAGGACCAACCGGCAGTGACTTGTTATGTATGGGTCGTCGTCTTCTTACGTTGGAATAATCCATCGTAAAATATTGTGAAACGTCGGGGCCCTCCACCCATTCATGCCTTGTGCCTCGACTTCCATGAACTCTAGCTTCCTCTTTCTGGTATGCTTTCCCTGTCCAAACCAAaagtattaataaaataaatagacACGCAATTTTACAGAATTCTCAATTCTGTATGATCAAAGGTTTAAAATCAGGGTCATACACCCTTGGTTGTGGATTTACTCCTCTTGCTTTTTCACCTGGTTGCTGCTAATACTACATACATTATTAGAGCTAACTGGTTCAATTCTGTAGCATCAGGTATTTGTAAAGGGAATAGTTAAAGAAAGAGTCTTGGGTTAAGTGAGGAAATTTTGGCAGTTTTCAAGTTTGAAGTCAAAGGGTTCTGAGCAAGCTGACCCTAGATTTTGGATGGTCTCTGTATAAGTCAAGTGAAGTATACTTTTCAAACATAAAGTAATGGAGGAATATTCACTCATGTCAGGAAGGGGAAGTCACCCtatattttcctttggttGCTAACCACAGAACACCCAAATAAAAAGCAATGTTCATTGTCCATTGCTGAGATGATAGATACTCGTACTTGGACTAAGAATGTAAGCACTTCAGTGCTTTTTGACTAGAAAATGCAACTTACTGGAGCCTTGGATTTGAATATAGATACAGATTAGATATGTCACCTGAAACATCTTCCTTCTGCTTGgtgtttgaaattgaatgttGAGCTCCATTTCCTTTAAACTGATTCAAAAACACAAGGCAGATGAGCCTAAGAATAATGGCAATGTTATACTATTAGGATTGTATAGAGATTCTTACTTCTACTAATTCCTCAGTGAATCTGAGCTTCCTTGGCAGTGTGGGGAGAGAAAGCTGAACTCCTTTTGCTGCTCCTGA containing:
- the LOC18610174 gene encoding probable root meristem growth factor 8; its protein translation is MELLVVITVLCFSFLALQTPCTSLQIQLQSSTEQGAAKGVQLSLPTLPRKLRFTEELVEFKGNGAQHSISNTKQKEDVSGKAYQKEEARVHGSRGTRHEWVEGPDVSQYFTMDYSNVRRRRPIHNKSLPVGP